Proteins from a single region of Desulfobacter postgatei 2ac9:
- a CDS encoding YhdH/YhfP family quinone oxidoreductase, with protein MMMEKSFKAMVVSEAGNKQYRREIVQRRIRDLPEGDVLVKVYYSSLNYKDALSASGNKGVTRKYPHTPGIDAAGIVEESTDSAFKIGDKVIVTSYDLGMNTAGGFGQYIRVPAGWVVPLPDGLSLRQAMCYGTAGFTAALSILQLVNHGVLPEYGEILVSGATGGVGSIAVSILAKQGYTVAAVNGRTDRSDYLKSIGAQRIIAIEDAVDTSGRPILSQRWAGGIDAVGGDILATTIKSMNAKGVVTTCGNVASPDLPINVYPFILRGVTLVGIDSQNCPMAVRRNAWDKLSKEWQITQMETVVEEVTLNELDNRIDKMLTGGNKGRVIVHMQS; from the coding sequence ATGATGATGGAAAAATCATTCAAGGCCATGGTGGTCTCGGAAGCAGGGAATAAACAATATCGCCGTGAAATCGTTCAGCGCCGGATAAGAGATCTTCCTGAAGGGGATGTGCTTGTTAAAGTTTATTATTCTTCACTGAACTATAAGGATGCGCTTTCGGCCAGTGGAAATAAGGGCGTTACCAGGAAATACCCCCATACACCCGGAATTGATGCCGCAGGTATAGTGGAGGAAAGTACGGATTCCGCCTTTAAAATTGGTGACAAGGTCATTGTCACCAGTTATGATCTTGGGATGAATACGGCCGGGGGGTTTGGGCAGTATATACGTGTTCCGGCCGGATGGGTGGTCCCTCTACCCGATGGCCTGAGTCTGCGGCAGGCCATGTGCTATGGCACGGCCGGATTTACAGCTGCCTTGTCCATACTGCAACTGGTTAACCATGGCGTGCTGCCCGAGTATGGTGAAATTTTGGTGTCCGGGGCCACCGGCGGTGTCGGCAGCATTGCCGTATCGATTTTGGCCAAACAGGGTTATACCGTGGCTGCCGTTAACGGCAGAACAGACCGGTCCGATTACCTGAAATCCATTGGCGCCCAGCGTATTATTGCCATTGAGGATGCCGTGGATACCAGCGGCCGACCAATACTTTCCCAACGTTGGGCCGGAGGCATCGATGCTGTGGGCGGTGATATCCTGGCCACGACCATTAAATCCATGAACGCCAAAGGCGTGGTGACCACCTGCGGAAACGTTGCCTCTCCGGATCTGCCCATCAATGTTTACCCCTTTATTCTCCGTGGTGTCACTTTGGTGGGGATTGATTCTCAGAATTGCCCCATGGCGGTTCGGCGAAATGCATGGGACAAGCTTTCAAAAGAATGGCAGATTACCCAAATGGAAACAGTTGTAGAAGAGGTTACGCTCAATGAGCTGGACAATCGGATTGACAAAATGCTCACAGGCGGCAATAAGGGGCGCGTGATTGTGCATATGCAGTCTTAA
- the aspA gene encoding aspartate ammonia-lyase encodes MLIKQNIIKLAAKATGITEKDLATFFTESHEQVYRPNEWLFHESTPRRWAGIILEGEVELVRGLHGSSRKVGSMGAGSMISESAFLGDDSHVNGAFTRNGVKIWQISREKIDAFRETEPDLFYRIVSRIAVSINRRMRILNDKIFQNKKTDDTVTSGFRLEHDSLGTRDISNDVYYGVQTQRAMENFAISGIHINNFEHMIEALAMVKKAAAMANHELGRIHQGRMEAIAQACDEILYGKLHDQFTVDMFQGGAGTSTNMNANEVIANRGLEILGYNKGEYQYLHPNDHVNCSQSTNDIYPTAIKLAVLLAKKNLVHAMEKLRNSLERKAEAFKDVLKMGRTENQDAVPMTLGQEFSAYAVMIDSAINSIEQAAEAFRDVNMGATAIGTGINSPPGYATLVVKKLTQVSGFQLRRAKNLVEATQNAGIFVHMSANLKLAAVQISKICNDLRWLSSGPRCGLNEINLPPMQPGSSIMPGKVNPVIPELMNQICYQVMGYDMVVSMAAESSELELCMAEPIIAFDLLHGMMILKNGCITLVARCIEGIEANRDICQHYVQTSIGLVTALVPVIGYEQSASIAKEALKTGGSVYDLVLKKGLLTRAQLDDMLRPENMTDPREI; translated from the coding sequence ATGTTGATAAAACAAAATATTATCAAGCTGGCCGCAAAAGCCACAGGTATCACTGAAAAGGATCTTGCAACTTTTTTCACCGAGAGCCACGAGCAGGTTTACCGGCCCAATGAATGGCTATTCCACGAATCAACGCCCCGAAGATGGGCTGGTATTATCCTTGAGGGAGAAGTGGAACTGGTGCGTGGACTGCATGGATCTTCACGCAAAGTTGGGTCCATGGGTGCGGGATCCATGATCAGCGAAAGCGCTTTTCTGGGAGATGATTCCCACGTCAATGGTGCGTTTACCCGAAATGGTGTGAAGATCTGGCAGATATCACGGGAAAAAATTGATGCATTTAGAGAAACTGAGCCCGATCTTTTTTACAGGATCGTTTCCCGGATTGCGGTCAGCATTAATCGACGCATGCGCATACTTAACGATAAAATTTTTCAAAACAAGAAAACTGATGACACGGTCACAAGCGGATTTCGCCTGGAACATGACTCTCTGGGAACACGTGACATTTCCAATGATGTATATTATGGCGTGCAGACCCAACGGGCCATGGAAAATTTTGCCATCTCCGGCATACATATCAATAATTTTGAACACATGATCGAAGCGCTGGCCATGGTCAAAAAGGCTGCGGCCATGGCCAATCATGAATTGGGCAGGATTCATCAGGGCAGGATGGAAGCCATAGCTCAGGCCTGTGATGAAATTCTGTACGGCAAACTGCACGACCAGTTCACGGTTGACATGTTTCAGGGCGGTGCCGGCACCTCCACCAATATGAACGCCAACGAAGTGATTGCCAATCGCGGTTTGGAAATCTTGGGTTATAATAAAGGCGAGTATCAATATCTGCATCCCAATGATCATGTTAATTGCTCCCAATCCACCAATGACATCTACCCAACGGCAATAAAACTGGCGGTACTGCTCGCCAAAAAAAATCTGGTCCACGCAATGGAAAAACTGCGCAATTCGCTGGAAAGAAAGGCTGAAGCGTTTAAAGACGTACTCAAGATGGGACGCACTGAAAATCAGGATGCCGTTCCCATGACCCTGGGGCAGGAATTCAGCGCCTATGCGGTTATGATTGACAGCGCCATCAATTCCATCGAACAGGCAGCCGAGGCATTCCGGGATGTTAACATGGGGGCAACAGCCATTGGTACAGGCATAAACAGTCCGCCAGGTTATGCCACTCTGGTGGTTAAGAAGCTTACCCAGGTCAGCGGTTTTCAGTTGCGAAGGGCCAAAAACCTGGTGGAGGCTACCCAGAATGCAGGTATTTTTGTTCATATGTCTGCCAATCTCAAACTTGCAGCCGTACAGATTTCAAAAATCTGTAATGATCTGCGCTGGCTCTCTTCCGGTCCCCGCTGTGGTCTGAATGAAATTAATCTGCCCCCCATGCAGCCTGGATCTTCCATTATGCCGGGCAAGGTAAATCCGGTTATCCCGGAATTGATGAACCAGATCTGTTATCAGGTCATGGGATACGATATGGTTGTATCCATGGCAGCCGAATCGAGTGAATTGGAGCTGTGTATGGCCGAGCCAATCATTGCCTTTGATCTGCTGCACGGCATGATGATCCTTAAAAACGGCTGTATCACGCTGGTTGCACGCTGCATTGAGGGCATTGAAGCGAACCGTGATATATGCCAACATTATGTTCAGACCAGCATCGGATTGGTCACGGCCTTGGTTCCGGTAATCGGTTATGAACAGTCAGCGTCCATTGCAAAGGAAGCGCTCAAAACAGGTGGGAGTGTATATGACCTGGTTTTGAAGAAAGGGCTGCTTACCCGAGCGCAACTGGATGACATGCTGCGTCCTGAAAATATGACCGACCCCAGGGAAATTTAA
- a CDS encoding response regulator has protein sequence MRLLLVEDDEKIARFVEKGLKASGFAVDVAGTGPDGLDMAIGADFDTLIIDIMLPGMDGFALIEKLRASGKNTPIIVLSARGRVGDRVKGLEAGADDYLTKPFSFSELLARVQALIRRAGNSTEPVSLSYADLSVDIVKRQVRRGDTFIELQPLEFSLLEYLVRNRERVVSKTMIMEHVWNYNFDPMTNVVEARICRLRDKIDKGYSSKLIHTVRGAGYVLKAEDA, from the coding sequence ATGAGACTGCTTTTGGTTGAAGATGATGAAAAAATAGCCAGGTTTGTTGAAAAGGGGTTAAAGGCATCCGGGTTTGCCGTGGATGTGGCCGGTACAGGACCGGACGGCCTGGATATGGCGATAGGTGCGGATTTTGATACCCTGATCATCGATATCATGCTGCCGGGTATGGATGGGTTTGCCCTCATAGAAAAATTGCGGGCCAGTGGTAAAAATACACCCATTATCGTACTTAGCGCCCGGGGCAGGGTGGGGGACCGGGTAAAAGGCCTTGAGGCCGGGGCGGATGACTACCTGACGAAACCCTTTTCTTTTTCAGAGTTGCTGGCCAGGGTCCAGGCACTTATCCGCCGGGCCGGAAACAGCACCGAACCCGTCTCCCTGTCGTATGCGGATTTAAGTGTGGATATTGTCAAACGTCAGGTCAGAAGAGGAGATACGTTTATCGAACTGCAGCCTCTGGAATTTTCCCTGCTGGAATATCTGGTGCGCAACCGGGAGCGGGTGGTCTCCAAAACCATGATCATGGAACATGTCTGGAATTATAATTTCGACCCCATGACCAATGTGGTGGAAGCCCGTATCTGCCGATTGCGGGATAAGATAGACAAGGGATATTCAAGCAAGCTTATCCATACGGTCCGCGGGGCCGGTTATGTATTAAAGGCGGAAGATGCCTGA
- a CDS encoding sensor histidine kinase: protein MPEFFRTGFFRSIAFRLTVWYAGIFSISSCVAFGLFYFLATQTIINQVDQELMDKAGYFRTVISRGGIVGAQNLAVIEAQAAGEKQIFFRLLYPTGEVFASSSMSYWKDVRIDKDMVDRLMESRITVFNTVHIAGQELKARMMYTFVGSNVILHTGLAMNAYSRFLSGFKKIFSISMGFVILFSAVSGMFLSREALYGVAAIRATASTITGSNLNERVPESGSRDELDLLAVTFNRMLDRISDLVKSMREMSDNIAHDLKSPLTRIRGFAELALIQETPEDIESYRTMAANTIEESDRLLDMINTMLVISRAEAGEAEFECVPVDLSAMIIDAWDLFVPLAEDKQITFTQQVDKALWIQGDAGMLQRAFANLIDNAIKYTPEKGSVHLTLQTWGKELVEIQIKDSGPGIDPQNREKIFERFFREESSRTTPGTGLGLSLAKTIIEQHAGSISVQPGEDGGSIFIVILPHRNFEII, encoded by the coding sequence ATGCCTGAGTTTTTCCGCACCGGTTTTTTCAGGAGCATCGCCTTTCGTCTGACGGTATGGTATGCAGGTATTTTTTCCATCTCATCCTGTGTGGCGTTTGGCCTGTTCTATTTTCTTGCCACCCAGACCATCATCAACCAGGTGGATCAGGAACTCATGGACAAGGCGGGATATTTCCGTACGGTTATCAGCCGAGGCGGAATTGTTGGGGCCCAGAATCTGGCCGTGATTGAAGCCCAGGCGGCAGGGGAAAAGCAGATTTTTTTCAGGCTGCTCTATCCCACTGGCGAGGTCTTTGCATCTTCTTCCATGTCCTATTGGAAAGATGTTCGAATAGATAAGGATATGGTGGACCGGCTTATGGAGTCCCGGATTACGGTGTTTAATACGGTTCACATTGCAGGCCAGGAACTGAAAGCCAGAATGATGTATACCTTTGTGGGTTCCAATGTTATTTTACATACCGGTCTTGCCATGAATGCATATTCCCGGTTTTTATCAGGGTTTAAGAAAATATTTTCCATTTCCATGGGGTTTGTGATTTTATTTTCAGCTGTTTCGGGCATGTTTTTATCTCGGGAGGCCCTCTACGGTGTTGCGGCCATCAGGGCGACAGCGAGTACCATAACAGGATCCAATCTGAATGAACGGGTCCCTGAATCCGGCAGCCGGGACGAGCTTGATCTTCTGGCTGTGACATTTAACCGGATGCTGGACCGGATTTCAGACCTGGTAAAAAGTATGCGGGAGATGTCCGATAATATTGCCCATGACCTTAAAAGTCCGCTGACTCGGATCCGGGGATTTGCGGAACTGGCATTGATTCAGGAGACCCCGGAGGATATCGAGTCCTACCGGACCATGGCCGCCAACACCATTGAAGAATCAGACCGTCTGCTGGACATGATCAACACCATGCTGGTGATCTCCCGGGCCGAGGCAGGGGAGGCTGAATTTGAATGCGTACCCGTGGATTTAAGTGCAATGATCATTGACGCCTGGGATCTGTTTGTCCCGCTGGCTGAAGACAAGCAGATTACCTTTACCCAGCAGGTGGACAAGGCATTGTGGATACAGGGGGATGCCGGAATGCTCCAGCGTGCCTTTGCCAATCTGATTGATAATGCCATCAAATATACCCCTGAAAAAGGCAGTGTTCATTTGACGCTGCAGACCTGGGGCAAAGAGCTGGTTGAAATTCAAATTAAAGATTCAGGGCCCGGTATTGATCCACAAAATCGTGAAAAGATCTTTGAGCGGTTTTTCAGGGAAGAATCTTCCAGGACAACGCCGGGGACAGGGCTTGGTTTAAGTCTTGCCAAAACAATTATAGAACAGCACGCCGGCTCAATTTCAGTGCAACCCGGTGAAGATGGGGGAAGTATCTTTATCGTAATATTACCGCATCGTAATTTTGAGATCATTTAA
- a CDS encoding Do family serine endopeptidase codes for MRPVDKKIRRITLCLMLFGLWAFPAVSGAQTQMVPVNFSQLAEQAKPGVVNIQTVKTIKGGGRVFRHFFGSPFGNQPGLEDFFSPFEGLPRNRTESSLGSGFIIDKAGYIVTNNHVIKDADQIKVILHNDQEYDARIIGADPVTDLALIKIDAKELKPLKFGSSKNAQVGSWVVAIGSPFGLEQTVTAGIVSAKGRIIGSGPYDDFIQTDASINPGNSGGPLLNMYGEVVGINTAIVKSGQGIGFAIPSDLATSVIDQLKDGKRVSRGWLGVSIQDVSQEMSEYYNLDPNQGVYVAKAYEDHPAYEAGVRQGDVIISVEGVKINSSRDLTMTIANLGVGSKVNIEVVRQGKNKTFTVKLGERPDSIEDSALGEELDGFDDLGFMFKPLDKDLAEQLGYPPSIKGLVVIQIDPGSQAALSGVIAGDLLVEINHKRIAGISDYTGILRAIKKGQTAHMLFRRGNSQVFVVRFER; via the coding sequence ATGAGACCTGTGGATAAAAAAATCAGAAGGATTACTCTATGTCTGATGCTTTTTGGCCTTTGGGCCTTCCCTGCAGTGTCAGGCGCGCAAACCCAAATGGTTCCCGTAAATTTTTCACAACTGGCCGAACAGGCCAAACCTGGTGTGGTCAATATCCAGACTGTAAAGACAATCAAGGGGGGCGGCCGGGTTTTTCGGCATTTTTTCGGTTCGCCCTTCGGTAATCAGCCGGGGTTGGAGGATTTTTTCAGTCCCTTTGAGGGGTTGCCGAGGAATCGTACGGAAAGCAGCCTTGGATCAGGCTTTATCATTGATAAGGCAGGATACATTGTGACCAATAATCATGTGATTAAAGATGCGGATCAGATTAAGGTTATCCTTCATAATGACCAGGAATATGATGCCCGGATCATTGGCGCAGACCCTGTAACAGACCTTGCATTGATAAAGATTGATGCCAAGGAGCTGAAGCCCTTGAAATTCGGATCCTCCAAGAATGCCCAGGTCGGCTCCTGGGTCGTGGCCATCGGTTCTCCCTTTGGTCTTGAGCAGACAGTGACCGCCGGCATCGTTTCAGCCAAGGGCAGGATCATCGGTTCCGGCCCCTATGATGATTTTATCCAGACGGATGCCTCGATTAATCCGGGTAACTCCGGTGGACCACTGCTGAATATGTACGGTGAAGTGGTCGGCATCAACACGGCGATTGTTAAATCCGGCCAGGGAATTGGTTTTGCCATTCCTTCGGATCTTGCCACCAGTGTCATTGATCAGCTTAAAGATGGCAAGCGCGTATCCAGGGGATGGTTGGGCGTCTCCATCCAGGATGTAAGCCAAGAGATGAGCGAATATTATAATCTGGATCCGAACCAAGGTGTTTACGTGGCAAAAGCCTATGAGGATCATCCTGCTTATGAGGCCGGCGTTCGTCAGGGTGACGTGATCATCAGTGTTGAGGGTGTAAAAATTAATTCATCCAGGGATCTGACCATGACCATCGCCAATTTAGGGGTAGGTTCCAAGGTCAACATTGAGGTCGTTCGGCAGGGAAAAAATAAAACCTTTACGGTTAAACTGGGTGAACGCCCCGATAGCATAGAAGATTCCGCGCTCGGAGAAGAACTTGATGGCTTTGATGATTTGGGCTTTATGTTTAAGCCGTTGGATAAGGATTTAGCCGAGCAACTGGGTTATCCCCCCTCCATCAAAGGGCTTGTGGTAATCCAGATTGATCCGGGTTCCCAGGCAGCATTGTCTGGTGTGATAGCAGGGGATCTGCTTGTGGAAATAAACCATAAAAGAATTGCCGGTATCAGTGACTATACTGGAATACTGCGGGCGATAAAGAAAGGGCAGACCGCTCATATGCTCTTTAGACGGGGTAACTCCCAGGTATTTGTGGTCCGGTTTGAAAGATAA
- a CDS encoding glutaredoxin family protein, translating to MLTVYGAAWCPHCTQTVSYLEQKKIDFTYVDIDSAPDDVVQQVIEVNGGDDWVVPTLENDGKWRRGKVFSRRDIDSDLKALGLKLE from the coding sequence ATGTTAACCGTTTACGGGGCAGCATGGTGTCCCCATTGCACACAGACCGTATCTTATCTGGAACAGAAAAAAATTGATTTTACGTATGTTGACATTGATTCGGCACCAGATGACGTGGTGCAGCAGGTCATCGAAGTTAACGGCGGTGATGACTGGGTGGTCCCCACACTGGAAAATGACGGGAAGTGGCGCCGTGGAAAGGTTTTCAGTCGCCGTGATATCGACAGTGACCTGAAGGCGCTTGGCCTCAAATTAGAGTGA
- a CDS encoding peptidylprolyl isomerase: MLRYLRENTGNWIIKFFLGIIVIVFVFLGVGSMNAGKHNKVATVNDQIITFSEYRDAYQGMIQRLQQQFGTSLDDDLIKSLNIKQHAVNSLIDQKVLEIESQKLKIVVSDQELKQDLLSVKEFQKDGVFNIDLYRRVLGQNSMTPETFEASQRNTIRNAKLLRMVINGITVGNQEAQAWYSFNNAKASINYIMIDPGTFSDVFADEAQIRSQYDNHHDLYMSEPKRKVAFLVFAPGDFESQVKIDETSIRDFYNQNPARFTTPEQVEASHILIKVDETADEQAVAQAKEEALSVYEKAVKGVDFSELAKAYSQGPSAASGGYLGRFGRTSMVKPFSDAAFAMKAGDISQPVRTGFGWHIIKVTDRTPEAITPFETAKAGIQKELAASRLQDLAYNKAEDAYDAVLDGDSFEQVVLVAAKQPVNTPAFTAMGTELKGMGISDPGEFAAAAFSLADNEISEVKKIGNNYYLMHVLEKIDPELLAYEDVKNEIAVTLTAGLKKQAAKKAAESMLQNAGKDGDAASLEKIAGDNHFKLQASKMFTRTEDIPGIAGSVALAQAAFTLDEKNPVYKQVLEVSGKFYIIGLKEKQVPEATAIADNLDTVKRQLETRKQQVYYSQWLAARKEKAEIWINTDIIN, from the coding sequence ATGCTGCGTTATCTTCGGGAAAATACGGGAAATTGGATCATAAAGTTTTTTTTGGGCATCATTGTTATTGTGTTTGTTTTTTTAGGTGTTGGCAGTATGAACGCCGGCAAGCACAATAAGGTGGCCACGGTGAATGACCAGATCATTACTTTTTCTGAATACCGGGATGCCTATCAGGGCATGATCCAGCGTCTACAGCAGCAGTTCGGTACCTCTTTGGATGACGACTTGATAAAGTCGCTGAATATCAAGCAGCATGCAGTGAACAGTCTGATTGATCAAAAGGTTCTGGAAATTGAGTCCCAAAAGTTGAAAATTGTTGTGTCTGACCAAGAGCTTAAACAGGATCTGCTGTCAGTTAAGGAATTCCAAAAAGACGGTGTCTTTAATATAGATCTGTACAGGCGGGTGCTTGGACAGAATTCCATGACCCCCGAAACCTTTGAAGCCAGTCAGCGCAACACAATCAGGAATGCCAAGCTCCTGCGCATGGTGATCAATGGCATAACCGTGGGAAATCAGGAGGCCCAGGCCTGGTATTCATTTAACAATGCAAAAGCCAGTATTAATTATATTATGATCGATCCGGGAACATTTTCTGATGTTTTTGCCGACGAAGCGCAGATTCGTTCCCAGTATGACAATCATCACGACCTTTACATGTCTGAGCCTAAACGGAAAGTTGCATTCCTCGTGTTTGCGCCCGGGGATTTTGAGTCCCAGGTTAAGATTGATGAAACTTCTATCCGGGATTTTTATAATCAGAACCCGGCACGGTTTACCACTCCGGAGCAGGTTGAAGCCAGTCATATCCTGATAAAGGTTGATGAAACCGCGGATGAACAGGCGGTGGCCCAGGCCAAAGAAGAGGCTTTGAGCGTTTATGAGAAAGCAGTCAAGGGGGTAGATTTTTCAGAACTGGCCAAAGCCTATTCTCAGGGGCCGTCTGCCGCCAGTGGTGGCTACCTGGGGCGATTCGGCAGAACCAGTATGGTAAAGCCCTTTTCTGATGCCGCGTTTGCCATGAAAGCAGGCGATATCTCACAGCCTGTACGAACCGGTTTCGGGTGGCATATTATTAAGGTGACAGATAGAACACCTGAAGCCATAACGCCTTTTGAGACCGCCAAAGCAGGGATTCAAAAGGAACTGGCTGCAAGCCGGCTTCAGGATCTGGCATATAATAAGGCTGAGGATGCTTATGATGCAGTGCTTGATGGTGATTCTTTTGAACAGGTTGTCCTGGTTGCAGCTAAACAGCCTGTAAACACACCTGCTTTTACTGCCATGGGAACGGAACTTAAGGGTATGGGTATTTCGGATCCGGGTGAGTTTGCCGCCGCAGCCTTTTCCCTGGCTGATAATGAGATCAGTGAAGTCAAGAAAATCGGAAACAATTATTACCTGATGCATGTGCTTGAAAAGATAGACCCGGAGTTGCTTGCCTATGAAGATGTGAAAAATGAAATTGCCGTTACATTAACTGCCGGTCTGAAAAAACAGGCAGCTAAGAAAGCCGCTGAGTCAATGCTTCAAAACGCAGGCAAGGATGGCGATGCCGCAAGTCTTGAAAAAATTGCCGGTGACAACCATTTTAAGCTCCAAGCCAGTAAGATGTTCACACGCACTGAAGATATTCCCGGTATTGCCGGATCTGTGGCCCTTGCACAAGCCGCTTTTACCCTTGATGAAAAAAATCCTGTTTATAAGCAAGTTCTCGAAGTGTCAGGCAAATTCTATATTATCGGCCTTAAGGAAAAACAGGTGCCTGAGGCAACTGCCATTGCCGATAATCTTGATACGGTTAAGCGGCAACTTGAAACCCGAAAACAGCAGGTGTATTATTCTCAATGGCTGGCGGCCCGGAAAGAGAAAGCTGAAATATGGATAAATACAGATATTATAAATTAA